The nucleotide sequence AAATTCATCGTAGCatattattgaaaacaaaaggaaTCAAAATCTTCTGTAACAAAATATTGTTCTCGTTACTAACGGGagacttttgtttatttatttcctgGATACCATCCTTGCAATTTCCTAGTACATCCAAAGCAATACTAAAATCCTCGTTAGCGGTTTTATAATCTTGTGATTGAACGCTCGCTAAAGCAGTGTTTAACAAATCATTAGCGTCGTCATAAAACTCAACACAATCGTGTAGCTCTGCTTCAATACCTCCATATCCCTTGCCCTTGAAGATCTGTTCAGCgattcctttaacattcatagTTTTCACTGCAGCGTTCTTCGTCGACGCTAGGATCAAACCTTCGAGGGTGGTTGCGGTTTTGCTTTGTGGATCTTGTGTAAGAGAATCGACGCAGAAATTGTATATCAAGGCCGGTTCTTTCACGGCTGCTTTCTTGCAAGAATCTTGAATGAGAGTTTGAGCAAATGCGAAACCGTTTACGAGAAGAGAGAACATAACCAATGAAACCAAGaacttcatctctttttttttttttttctttggaggaAGTAGAGAAAATAAGAATTGATTGATGAAGAATATGTTCACTTTGTGTTGCAATTTATAGTAAAAGTGAACATAAAAGTTTGCTATGTACAATGGATGTGTTAAATCATTAAttcactagtaaaaaaaaaactatgtggACTAAATTatgttgaataaacaaaagttgGGACCACTAGAACACATGATGCATTCTTATTGGTTGCTAAagttctttataattttaattcatTCTAACTATTTGACATCAATTATTTGATAGTAatcaaagttttattttattttgctttacataaaaatctattattttcatacttttttatgtaaagtcattattatttagtaatcaaagttttttttttacataaaatttttatcaaaatttattattttcatagttttattttattttgctttacataaaaatttattattttcatacattataaatagagacttgtttcatttcatttgaacttataaatgttttttcttttactattatttttctattaacctccaattttatttattttagtaatgaATGATTCTTCTCCTTattactttcaaaaaaaaagaaatcataataatcttatttgtttaagaaagatttgttaattttttttttgttaatttttttcaattaatagttcttatttatatgtaattataaaaacataatacaaaataaaatatagaataaaagTAATGGAGCAAGGTattgaattttataaacaaaaccatTACAGATGATAAAAATTGTATGAATGTTGAATTATTAGgtggagaaaaaataaaatgatgtgGAATggtaaaaagtgaaaaaaagatggtactgaaaaacaaaattaatgtatatatccTCATTAGACAACCCTTAATGGGTATTTTAACTTTAGAttaatattagtttaatttaagAACTCCactaactatatatgtattaatttttttcactCCACTGGTGAACCTTAAAATGAGtgtcttaaaaataaaaaattatttatctatataaaatgtgttttttagTATAACTTATAATGTGAAAAATGttgattaaaatttatataaaaagaatataaaagtataaattataattttagtacattttataaaaacataatatattacatgATAAATGGGAAACTCACAATCTAAAGGCTTGCCGAAGctttaatgaaaaaaatccCAATCTTGGATTGGATTTCTTTGCTCATGTGGCATGTACCATGATGCATCCAAAACCTGaccacaagaaacaaacaagttaCATAAGAATCACGACAGAAAAAGTCTTGACAAAGTCTACAGTCACAACAAGTGCAAGTGTGAGCTGAACGCTTGGTCACAGTTCAATAAAGTGAAATAAACAAGTGAGGGAAAAACACTGAAGTCATTTAATTCAGATAACCACACTTCGGATATGCAGCGTGTGGAGTCTTGAATGCAAGATGGCTCCAATCTAACAGATGTGGCACTGGCACACATACATCATTGGATAATCTATACAATTAACTACAACTTCCTATGTAAATGTAGTTATATGTTCTCCGACAACATATACTTCAATGATGCAAAGCAGCAACAAACAACAATGCCAatgaaacataaaacatattgCATTGCTTTTAGCCAGAATTCATatcacataaaataaaacatttgcatcaCAATCACTGAAGTTAAACCAATATACctgttgtttttgttctctATTTGTCATAACTCCAAGTAAGCAATCCAGAGAAAGTAGCATATTCTTACAAAACAATATCAAGTAAGCCTCCAGATAAGAATCTTGACTAGTGATAGTTATCGCATCCATGCTTAATAGCCTGTCCAAGAAGAATCCCAAAATTTACCAGAGGTGATAGGCAAGTgtatttctgaaaaaaaatgtattgaagAAGGCTTAAGAACAGAATATGAATCTCCCAAGCTTTTTAACTCTACTTGACCAATGACATGCATTGCTTTGTGGATAAAGAGGGCTTCTGAATCATCAAAAAATCGATTAAATCAAGTTTACCTTTTTCAATAACCTGATGTTGAATTATGACATGCATTGTGGTGATAGCACCTGAGAGATTACAGACTGGACTCCTGCAATCTCTACCCGCGCTTATCAATTTCACATCTTTCACCGTATTTGCCTGTTTTCCTTATCTGCTCACAATCATACAACCGAGCAAAACCATAACTATGGATAAAGAGGGAAAGACTTaagtagtatataaaaaaactaattatctatcttaatatttttaagtacATATTTGTGTCATCTTTGCAGGTcagatcaaaattaaaatatataacccGATTCAATGATTTGTATCCTCATTAATTAtattactttttctatatatggtCATTCATCAATATCCtaatatttctaatttctatcattaacaataaatatgacaattaataaatatcatactATTCATCGAGATTATAATCATTTAATCCAAAATTATAACTTAAAAccgaaattatttaaaattgaaattaaataatatatattaaaattttaaaaaattacttagTCAAATAttcttaataaaatatagataCATATAAATCTTTCAAATTCAACATCTATTTATTCAATAACTGATAATGTAAATGTTtgcaaatataataatatattatatatataaataacgaatatcattttacattatatataaaaatatataaaatattatcatgTGGTACACAACATGGTCAattctaatattttataaagtGCTAAATGTTCAAACTATACCACTAAAAAATTAAGGATTGATGATCAGTTAGTACTTAGTAGTTGTTGTGAATTATAACTACAAATACACTTAtaagttttatgttttgtaagattttgtaaagagaacaagaactaacaaaaagatagagagagagggacagtcacgagagagagagactttgagAGTGTACTTGATCAAAGACAACTTCACTATGTCACTCTTATTACAACTCCTTATTTATAGTAAACTCCAAAAGAGATGAGTCACACACTTATGCACTTGGTAATGGCAAGTGGTGAACTACAAAGACAAGTGTTAAGTTAGTGTAATATTACATGAACAAGTGTAAGGACATGTGTCTTGTGGTGGAATAATTACACATGTGTTTTACAATACTCCcccttgattatccatcaccatTGACGAGTTACgtactacctcattaaaaaccttgtcacggaaaaacccattgggataaaaaccatgacaagggaaaaagagtatagtaaCGTAATCTCCCCCTCGAAAAGATATGTACAATCCTTCTTCATAAATCTCGTAGATGACGCATTCCAATACTGTGAATATGCTTTCTGAATGTGGTAGTCGGAAGCGCCTTTGTGAATAGATCTGCTGCATTGTCACTTGAGCGGATATGTTGAATATTaacttccttcttttgctcgagttcttgagtgtaggagaaaaatcttggaggtATATGCTTTATTATGTCgctcttgatgtaaccttctttgatttgggcgtgaaacgaccgacctttctttttttaataaataaataataaaataaactacaactagtggtcccataccaaatagccacctaaccacaaacacatgcaacagcggaaataaccaaccaatattcaataataaaccaataataaaatataaccataactccaacataacaatatccaaacatcaagaatcaaagaaccagcaacctaacaatgttctaatgacccaactctagcaacctagcaatgccagacaacatcaaaccgagtccctagaacatcctcctcttcattgcctggattccacgatcacactttgcttttacctgcaccacaaacacatattgcaatgcatgagtattttataaacactcagtaaggcaatcctcccatctactgggctatacacacaagcaatagagtatcaataatcatcacacaacaatcaacaacaacgaataacaaaccaggacttagcatcgaccgacgccacacatgcatcgaccgatgccaaatggggaagcatcgatcgacacagaagctgcatcgaccgatgcaagtgtaacttgcatcgaccgatacccagtctgcatcgaccgacgcatgctcgacgtaacacgaaaaccctagagtttacgcgccgtcctcgcacttgcatcgaccgatgcaagatatgcatcgatcgacgcaacgtcgagcaccgtgatttccccgaagcttctcgccggatcttcgttcctacaaccacaaaactcgatcccaagccacaagaaagcttcctaacgtccatagcaacatCCTAATacgtctaacaacacacaacaggAAGATTAatgagttctctagcttagataagccatggtcatgcacttacctttgccacaggagaaactaaaccttaaacaatcaagaacacgctcccaggaagctcctacaacgatcccagctacagatctctacaggaacgcctcaaatctccaaaaaatcaccaagaactctcaagaacttttcctctctttttcttttctctaaaaaCGGCCACACCACGAAGAATGAGACCAAAAGCCTCGACCCTAAGGGTTTTATATTCCCTTTTgaccaaaacgcagcgtttgacttaagtcaaaacgcagagaatcgagccagcatcgaccgatgctcctactgcatcgatcgatgcacatcccaaaccgggattccggttcacggatgttacagggCGACACAAGCAGCATTGTCTTCAAATAATGTTGTTGGCTCTTTCTTGGTGACTATTCCACTAGATTCTTGTATGTGGTTAGTCATTGTTCTGAGCCATACACATTCCCTCGATGCTTcatgaagagcaattatttctgCATGATTTGAAGAAGTGGCGACTAAAGTCTGTTTCTGAGCGCCATGATATTGCAgttcctccaattgtgaaaacatatccagtttgggatcgggatttatgtggatctgataaatatcctgcatctgcaaaaccaacaagACCAACCGAAAAGTTTCTAGGATAGAATAATCCCAAGTCAATCGTACCTTGAAGATAACggagaatatgttttatcccATTCCAATGCCTGCGAGTAGGGGATGagttgtatcttgcaagtaGATTCGTAGCAAAGGCAATATCTGGTctagtgcaatttgcaagatacatgagtccaccgatagcactcatataaggtacttcgggaccaagtattttctcgttattttcacaaggtctgaatggatcactatcgacattcagagatctattgaccattggagtactcaaaggagtcgctttgtccatattaaagcgctttaaaatctttttcgtataatttgattgatgcacaaatattccATCTTGGAAATGTTCTATTTGGAGCCCAAGACAAAATTtagtctttccaagatctttcatttcaaactcttccttcatatgagttcttgcatcatcaatctccttttgagttccaattatatttagatcatcaacatatacagcaatgatcacaaatccTGATGGAGATTTCTTTATGAAGACGCATgggcatatttcattattaacataccctttcttcaataggtattcgcttaagcgattataccacatgcgcccggattgttttaatccgtaaagtgatcgctgtaatttgatcgcacaaatttcattagacttagagtctaatgcctcaggaatcttaaatccttctgggattttcatgtatatatcattatccaatgatccatataaatatgctgtcactacatccataaggtacatttctaaattcttagaagccgttagactcattaagtacctgaatgtaattgcatccatgactggagaatatgtttcttcataatcaactccaggtctttgagaaaaaccttgtgcaacaagtcgggctttatatcttgtgatttcatctttctcatttctttttcgcaCAAATACCCACTTACAACCAACAGGTTTTACATCTTTAGATGCAGTGACAAGAGGTTcaaagacatttcttttattgaggGAAAGCAACTCAAGTTGCATAGCatttttccatttctcccaaTCATGCCTATGTTGGCATTCTGATACAGACCTTGGATCTGGATCATCTTTTTTATGATCGATCTCTTTagatacagaaaaagagaatattccattatcatcatcgattTNNNNNNNNNNNNNNNNNNNNNNNNNNNNNNNNNNNNNNNNNNNNNNNNNNNNNNNNNNNNNNNNNNNNNNNNNNNNNNNNNNNNNNNNNNNNNNNNNNNNNNNNNNNNNNNNNNNNNNNNNNNNNNNNNNNNNNNNNNNNNNNNNNNNNNNNNNNNNNNNNNNNNNNNNNNNNNNNNNNNNNNNNNNNNNNNNNNNNNNNNNNNNNNNNNNNNNNNNNNNNNNNNNNNNNNNNNNNNNNNNNNNNNNNNNNNNNNNNNNNNNNNNNNNNNNNNNNNNNNNAGACAGAATTt is from Camelina sativa cultivar DH55 chromosome 20, Cs, whole genome shotgun sequence and encodes:
- the LOC104771830 gene encoding putative invertase inhibitor, which gives rise to MKFLVSLVMFSLLVNGFAFAQTLIQDSCKKAAVKEPALIYNFCVDSLTQDPQSKTATTLEGLILASTKNAAVKTMNVKGIAEQIFKGKGYGGIEAELHDCVEFYDDANDLLNTALASVQSQDYKTANEDFSIALDVLGNCKDGIQEINKQKSPVSNENNILLQKILIPFVFNNMLR